In the genome of Drosophila kikkawai strain 14028-0561.14 chromosome 2R, DkikHiC1v2, whole genome shotgun sequence, the window ATGCAATTCGAGTCTTTCTTGTGACAGAGGGAGTCGTCTTTTTGAGTTGAGTTTAAAATAGTGTTGACGAATTCACTTGATCCGTACTCCTCCGTCAGTCTCAGTGCCTCTTCGCCGGGTCCGTAGAAAAAGTGTGAAGTTAGCATGAGGATACAGAAGAGGATAATGATAAGGAATCCTGCAAAAAGTCCAACAGATCTATAATATGAGTATTTAAGggattttaaattgatatcTTTATATGCTAAtttttaaatcgatattttttatgataattGGGCAgaccaaaatatttatggtataaaaactaagataaaaatgaataattttatgttttatatgtAAAGTTGAAATTAAGCTcagctaaaattaaattagtttaattatttGATCACTCAAATTAGGcaactataaattataaaattcccTTGACTAGTCATAGTTAATGTAGGCAGCACTTTATGTACATATCATGACAATTAATTGTTTGTAGTGAGTAGAGATTGCTACCGAATGTGTATATTTGTGTGTATGCTGGTTGTGATATCATCTCTCTGCCTCTGTTTTGGCACGCCCCAAAATTCATTCTCGCATTTCTctgttacattttaaattttttatagatttcttAGCAACTTTACCTAAAGCAATCCAACGCGGTCGATGTCCTCTACTGGCGTAGTAGCTCAAGGAGGCTGAGCATAAAACTGTGCTTATTTCACTGCCCACCCCGATTATTCCGGTTACCTTGTTGGGTATACTGAAGCGTTTTTCCATTGTGGAAATAGTTCCCGAGTAATATGATGAACCCATGGACAGAAAGCAGCAAGCCATCCCATAAATAACCACGAACATGCTCGCCGTGGCACATCTATGGATTATAATAACGTTAATACTGGGAAAAGCAACTTGGCAGATAGTGACACCTCTGAAGACGAGGCCCCTTGAGTATTGAAAAGCCACAGGTAGTATCTAAATGATCCAGTTCCTCCTGCTTTTCGGTTCCATCACTGCCGGTCGCTTTATCCATCCTTCTGTTTCGAACTGCTCGAATGCACTGATCTCTGACAAACAAGTTTTAATCCAATTGCCGGCCGTTATTAAACAGAAAAGCTCAGCTTTTTATAGTTAAGGTTTGCGTGATCTGCTTTATAATTGCCATCAATTAGCAGTCAGGCGGGAAATTATATAGGGGAAATCGCTCATGGAAAATTGAAGCAGTTTAAAAAGCAGCGAATTGGGAGTAAAACTAAAAAGTCCATATCGATATCGATAGCAAACAAGCAAAGCAAAGGATTACGGCCCCGAAAACCATTTATCGAAAGCTACGAAGAGGATGCCACCTTTAGGTTAACTTTATTTCCCACACAGCTCGTGTGAACTGAATCTGTCTATCAGAGATCGTGCACCCATATAAACAAACTGCATCTCACAGCTTTACTGTTGTTATCAAGGCAGTCAGATTAGACAAGTGAGGATCAGACAGGCGAcatttatatactatatacggTGCATAAATCTCTAGAAGAGGTAATTGATGGGGTTTCCTTATCATACTTTTGTATACTAAAGATATATCTGTTTCGGAAACATGCGAAATTCTGGCGCAAGTCAAGTCTGGTTGTGCCACGCATTCCCAAGATAAAAATAGATCTAGCTTGTTTAAGGAAAgaactttaataaaatatttatattatttcttattccTTCTCCTTAAGCTCTAATTGATCACCCTGCTTATTGTCACTACTGGGATTTGGTTTCTCCTTAAGTTCTACCATTTCACAATTGTTGCCAATGTTCGCAGCCTCTTCTTCATCAAAAATCTTCATATCCTTGGCATGATACCAGACTCCGATATTCCAGAAGCTTCCCAGGAAAATCAGAGAGGCACTTACAATGTtcattgtaaatctgtagagcagaaaataaatgaatttttaggTAATTTCTAAACACAATTACTCACCTCAAGGACCTCGAGTCGTATATCCAGCAGTTTCCCTTGGATCCACAGGTCTTTCCCCAGACTAGACAGTAGCTATCCCACATCCAGCCAAAGACAATTGGACTGGGAATGAAGGTAAGCACGGAATAAACCATGCTGCCGAAGCCCAGGGCAAAGGTCTTGTCTTTGGAGGGCACGCAACGAAGTGCCAGAAGGAGATTACTGGACCTTCCTGTGGCGCCTACGAACTTCAGGAAGCACATGACAGCCAAAAAAATCTGGAATTGCTTGTTACAGTCCACAGGACAGGCTCCATCCATGGCGATCTGGGACTGAGATGCCAAAGAAGTTTCACTAGAAAACAAAGTTTGGTTTAAGGAGCTACCCAAGCATTTGCAGCCTGTGTAAATGGTCCTTCCAAGATCGTCCACTCCCTTCTCTGTGCATCCCGCGTGGCAGGCAGAGATGTAGGTGACGTTTTCCGGACTGCAAACAGGTGCGTAGTAAACGTATTCACAGTCGCAGGATGAGCTGCAGGTGTCTCCAGTTGGAATGATTGACAGCGAGTTGGCTCTGTCGCTCTCGTCGCACCCTACCAACACATAGCAAATAAGTCCAGCCACCGTGAGATAGTCCACCACGAAGTTCCATGCAGCCATTGCCCTGGCACTCGGCTTATACTTTGAGATCACGTAGCCGGAGATAAGCACTCCGGCGGCAGAGAATCCAAGGGCCCAGGTTCCCGTAGCCATGGTGGAGGTGGACGCCGACTGGCGGTACTGGATCTCAATGTACTTGGGCGTGAATATCCAGTAGGGCATGTAGCCGAAAAAGTAGAGTATAGAGGCGAATGTGTTGTACACGTACACCCTGTTGGAGGCCAGTCGCTTTAGGGAGTCCATCATGTCCTGGAATGAGCGTTCCGCCAGCGGCGTGTCCACTTCCCCCTTGTTCTCCTCTTTTAAGCGTTTGGCCCTGGCTTTGGGCATCTCTTTGGGAAAGATGCCAACAAAAAAGGCTGAGATGAGTAGGATAAAGGTGAGGAGTATCCAGCCCAGCCACCAGGCACCCATCCAGCGGGGATCTTCTGGCGTGATCAGCGGCTTCTTGAAGGGATCGATGTACAGGCGAAGGCACAAGGAAACCATGGAGAAGCCCATGGCAGGACCCAGCATACGAAGGAAAGTAGACATACCTAAATAAGAGAAAGATAAACTTTGGAAGGATACTGATGATATTCATTTTGATTGCTTACTCAGCATGCGTGGCGTCTTGGCATTCGATAGGTTGTCATCCATATAGGAAAGCCCCGGAGCGTAGAAGAGCGAGCAGCCAATGCCGCCGATAAACTGAGctataaaaaacaacacaatCGGCTTGTAATCCGCAGTATTCTCTACGCATTTTGAGTCCTTTTCATGACAAAGGGAGTCGTCCTTTTGCGTGGAGTTCAAAGTAGTGTTGACGAATTCATTTGATCCGTACTCCTCCGTGAGTCTCAGTGCCTCTTCGCCAGGTCCGTAGAAAAAGTGTGGAGTTAGCATGAGCACACAGAAGAGGGTAATGATAAGCAGGCCTGCAATAAATCCAACATACTcgccaatatatatatttatatattttaatagcaCAAGACTTTACCTAAGGCAACCCAACGCGGTCGATGTCCCTTACTGGCATAGTAGCTCAAAAGAGCCGATGAAAACACAGTGCTTATGTCATTGCCTACCGTGATGAGACCGGAAATCTTGCTGGGTATATTGAAGCGTTTCTCCATCGTGGTAATAGTTCCAGTAAAATAGGTGAAAGCCATGGCCAGAAAGCAGCTAGCTATCCCGTAAATTATTACGAACATATGAGCCGTGGCAAATCTAGGGGGCGAGATATCGTTAATGCTGCCAAGACCAACTGGGCAGAAAGTCGCACCTCTGAAGAGCAGGTCCCTTGAATATAGAAAAGCCACAGGTGGAATCTGAATGATCCAGTTCCTCCTGCCTTTCGGTCTCATCTCTGCCGGCCTCCTTATCCTTCAGAAACCGGGAGGTTTCGTTCTCTTTGCTGCCCAAGTCGACCATCCTGCTCTGTCGAACCGCTCGTATGAACTGATCTCTCAGCTCAGAAGCAAGTTACAATCGACTTGCCGGCTCGGGTAAACAGAAAAGCTCCAAGATAACATAAAACgacctttaattttatatagcCCAGTCTGACATTTATCTTTCTAATCGGGATCTTCTTTTAATTGCCAGTAGTTACCATACGAGTGTAAACAGTGGGATGAGCATACTGTTACAATACAGTTTATTATCGTACCGGACTCTATGGGGAAAATCACACATGGATATTGACAAATCAAGGCACCAAAACTCTCACTCACACAGCACTTAGGAGTAATAATAACTTAGGTCTAGATCTCTGTATTCTTCTCGTTGCTGGCCTCCTCCTCGTGCTGGACGATCTGCATCTCCACCTCCTTGACCTCCTCGTCGAAGATCTTCAGGTCCTTGGCGTAGTACCAAACGCCCAGATCAAATATGGCCCCAATGGCAATGAAGACAGCAGCAGTGAAGTTTAGAGTGTATCTGAAAGATATATTCGtaatgagtttttttttttttctgagaGTTATAGGATGGTTCACTCACCTCATGGATTGGGGATCGTAAAGCCAGCAGTTGCCTTTGTTTGTGCAGGTCTTGCCCCAGACAAGGCAGACCCTGTCGACGACCCAGCCGAAGAAGATGGGGCTGGGAATGAAGGCCAGCATCGAGCACATGGTCATGCCAAAGCCCATGGCCGCCGTCTTGTCCTTTTCAGGGACACATCGAACAGACACCAGGAAATTTGAGGCCCTGCCGGTGGCTCCCACGAACTTCAAACAGCACATCACAGCCAGGAAGGCCACGAACTGTGTCCAGCAGTTCACGGGACAGGCCCCGGGCATTGCCTGGCCATTGGCCAGATCCTAAGTAAGAGGGGCCTGGTTATTGGGGTTCTTTTGAAAAGATTTTATGCCTTTGTGCATACCTCCAACTGGGTGAGACTGGACATGTCCAGGCTGGAGTTGTCGCTGCTCATGTCGGAGCTGGTTAGGCGTCGGAACTGACTTGTGGAGTTGCCGCCTTCATTGCCCGGAATGCAGGAGCAATCGTAGAATATCTGAAAAAACGGAAGCAAGGCTAGTTATTCAGTCTATAGTCCCCAATTTAGAGACTTACTTTCTTTCCCTCAGAGTTGACATGCAAGCTTTTGCATCCTGCGTGGCAGGCGGAGATGTAGGTCATATTATTCTCGCCGCAAACTGGGGAATACCGGACATAGTCGCAGGAGCAGGCGGAATTGCAGGTGGTGGTGTTGTCCGCCAGCGAACTGTCGTGGATGTTCACTATTACAGAGCTCTCGTTTCCCGGGCAACCGATAAAGGCGTATGCCAGGATGCCGGCCACCGTGAGGAAGCCAACGATCACGTTCCAGGCGGCCATATAGCGGGCTCTGGGCTTGTACCTGGAGATGATGAATCCGGAGAGCAGCACGCCCACGGCGGAGAAGGCCAGAGCCACTGTTCCGGTCACCATGGAGGATGTGGCCGCCGACTGGCGGTACTGAACCTCGATATACTTGGGCGTGAAGATCCAGTAGGGCGTGTAGCCCACCAGGTAAAAGATGCTGGAGAGCGTGTTGCACATGTACGTCTTGTTGGTAATCAGTCGCCGGAAAGTCTTCAGCATATCGTGGAACGAGGCTTTGCCCTCCACGGTGACCGCCTTTTCGTCCAAGTCAGCGTTCAGGCGTTCCTTCTCCGAATTTTTAAGCGCCAGCATCTCTTTCTCGCGAGCGCGTTTCTCCTCCACCTTTCGGCGAGCGACTGCCCGGGGAAGATCCTTGGGGAACATGGAGAGGAAGACGCCAGAGAAGGCCAGCAGGCCGCCCATGACCAGCCATCCTAGCCACCAGGCGCCCAGCCATCGCGGATCCTTGTTGTTGATAACCGGATGCATCTGCGGGGCAATGTACAGGCGCAGGCAAAAGGACGCCAGGGCATATCCGATGGCAGGACCCAGCATGCgcagaaaataagaaagacCTGAAAAAGTGTGTCGATTTAGATGAGTATCTCACTCACAGGGGTCCGTATATtgttagaaaaactaaaataactTCAATTATCTTGTTCAATGAAAGGCTCTGCCTGCCATAACGTTTATCTCCTAAAAGCTTAGTAGATTTTATAAGTGGATCAGGAGATAGCCCGGCGGCTGaagaatattttcttaaagtcATAAAAAAGATAACATTTTGGCATCTAACTGTGGGGGAAACtagtaaaatattaattctCTCTAGAAGATAGTGACTGCTGTTGCA includes:
- the LOC108076569 gene encoding solute carrier organic anion transporter family member 74D, with protein sequence MVDLGSKENETSRFLKDKEAGRDETERQEELDHSDSTCGFSIFKGPALQRFATAHMFVIIYGIASCFLAMAFTYFTGTITTMEKRFNIPSKISGLITVGNDISTVFSSALLSYYASKGHRPRWVALGLLIITLFCVLMLTPHFFYGPGEEALRLTEEYGSNEFVNTTLNSTQKDDSLCHEKDSKCVENTADYKPIVLFFIAQFIGGIGCSLFYAPGLSYMDDNLSNAKTPRMLSMSTFLRMLGPAMGFSMVSLCLRLYIDPFKKPLITPEDPRWMGAWWLGWILLTFILLISAFFVGIFPKEMPKARAKRLKEENKGEVDTPLAERSFQDMMDSLKRLASNRVYVYNTFASILYFFGYMPYWIFTPKYIEIQYRQSASTSTMATGTWALGFSAAGVLISGYVISKYKPSARAMAAWNFVVDYLTVAGLICYVLVGCDESDRANSLSIIPTGDTCSSSCDCEYVYYAPVCSPENVTYISACHAGCTEKGVDDLGRTIYTGCKCLGSSLNQTLFSSETSLASQSQIAMDGACPVDCNKQFQIFLAVMCFLKFVGATGRSSNLLLALRCVPSKDKTFALGFGSMVYSVLTFIPSPIVFGWMWDSYCLVWGKTCGSKGNCWIYDSRSLRFTMNIVSASLIFLGSFWNIGVWYHAKDMKIFDEEEAANIGNNCEMVELKEKPNPSSDNKQGDQLELKEKE
- the Oatp58Dc gene encoding solute carrier organic anion transporter family member 74D; this translates as MVQSGKPISLGPEEQDAEAGHPESREESDAETRLLDNGKTYDKEQEAGINLGERKHSFPKKAKPKKKKQKSEQDREMTAEINKLLNESPLEKNVTCGFWIFKGPFYQKFANQTAYVLLYGIVGCIFSMTYAYFNGTITTIEKRFKIPSKNTGIISVGNDISQTLVSAVLAYYAGKGHRPRWIGFGLLTIVLFCVLTTSPHFLYGPGEDALALTSEFGGMPDENATMEAIEEQRSKTLCRLNGGGAECEIGEGNFAPQLLLFVAQFISGIGGSLYYTLGVSYMDDNTKKSKTPALLSLSYFLRMLGPAIGYALASFCLRLYIAPQMHPVINNKDPRWLGAWWLGWLVMGGLLAFSGVFLSMFPKDLPRAVARRKVEEKRAREKEMLALKNSEKERLNADLDEKAVTVEGKASFHDMLKTFRRLITNKTYMCNTLSSIFYLVGYTPYWIFTPKYIEVQYRQSAATSSMVTGTVALAFSAVGVLLSGFIISRYKPRARYMAAWNVIVGFLTVAGILAYAFIGCPGNESSVIVNIHDSSLADNTTTCNSACSCDYVRYSPVCGENNMTYISACHAGCKSLHVNSEGKKIFYDCSCIPGNEGGNSTSQFRRLTSSDMSSDNSSLDMSSLTQLEDLANGQAMPGACPVNCWTQFVAFLAVMCCLKFVGATGRASNFLVSVRCVPEKDKTAAMGFGMTMCSMLAFIPSPIFFGWVVDRVCLVWGKTCTNKGNCWLYDPQSMRYTLNFTAAVFIAIGAIFDLGVWYYAKDLKIFDEEVKEVEMQIVQHEEEASNEKNTEI